In the Paenibacillus sp. FSL H7-0357 genome, one interval contains:
- a CDS encoding FtsX-like permease family protein has protein sequence MLKLLGSFWWGNKERFIVLLIGVLIVSSGLSFLSGLTESNKGTVMETLQNKWQVSYHILVRPPGTTLTDEQNQLIEPNLPGGISGGISTQQWNQIKQISGVEVAAPLAVIGYSDYGLSLDGYAKVEEPGIYNSKLKVSINNGVQLQNTEDYNVYGTYKFPLAKDIAQKFRIIDYGTNNIFVDTVEYKSLLVGIDPDEENKLVGLDQALEPLEEENSRYFRASDTSKSKLNAQFQSREIELPILVSRNVLPENATYTFETTRLDLPFSAPEKASAAIAKLNTGEVKSFFQKSPVASKQSHTYSSEQVYQALVANLFNQNMQIQGIRSFQLSTPLKFKPVISPYTDRWPIAYQLQSYDSPRATAVTDSSISNYAAFTDQFPEYYRPLKKLQETQNPNKVAQFQLLPKYIGMYDPAKLQITKDLGNLFPMDTYSTPTAKSVLNKKGLPVNPQVGLSSIHNPLGFMTSPPTMLTTLDAAGLIMGDKPISVIRVKVTGVVEITETNQAKLEQVAAAIRETTGLLADVTFASSPQSVLIQVPPSGTQTDLGWIEQQWIKLGTAFTLVSEVKVGFSGMLVLIMFVAVIYVAVTNLVSFLVRKQQFAVLLSIGWRYSQINRLILTEAVFIGLVVMLVTWSIESYFIFIEGRQIALSEFLAVGGLGFLIYILGTVAPMILVRRISPMESLRLGETSANVRRVTLVRHLFQLALAHFTGKLKRNALSILSMTIPATLMMFLVFVTLRLKGTFYTSWLGQYAAAEIGPMHYVAVVICLTISVLTIAEIMWQNVTERSAEISLLKAIGWRKNIIRRLILWEGIIAGVLAGVLSLILGILFITGIYGQFPGKELWVTLPVVLVPLIAGLAGSIIPAELAAGAGLRKGLSGKISASKLSTQLLKAALAITLLLMLTLSAASVQRILHPVDVPGAGAVVTETEDIRISEPVTAPANTGDLSQFTPHPIVNGSKAVYDLDLQMDEQSQFTVKAIIDVTNTSADHWDQLMFYMIPNVFTLPDEHYIYRKDAQFILNNVLINGNKTSYTLDQDSLAVPLKDYLAPSAHTKVEVNYTFTLPEKGIRFARTGQSYDLAQWYPMLATYENGWNKQPYILAIESYHTDFSDFTLHYKLPGKYRVISTSDLDPVESVSGGVLKAEHVKEFMVSFTKDLNPVRQIVDNTEIKVWAGTEDKPHMENALKTAAGALHFFNQNIGTYPHKQLDVILGDRLSMEYPGIVTIYSKEDIKHVIVHEIAHQWFYGVVSSDPFHDGWLDEGMTELATSLYMQDYSYSESLYKPYKQYSNLPLSDYQNGEIGTSLYAQPPLKFRELLEHRKDDGTDFLQAYYKTYQYKQVDTKEFVDFVKAYFGMEDQSFFDGWIK, from the coding sequence ACAAAATCAGCTGATAGAGCCAAACTTGCCGGGCGGAATTTCCGGAGGGATAAGTACACAGCAATGGAATCAGATCAAGCAAATATCCGGAGTAGAGGTAGCCGCCCCTTTAGCGGTAATTGGTTACAGCGATTACGGCCTATCACTGGATGGATATGCCAAGGTAGAAGAACCCGGAATATACAATTCGAAACTTAAAGTTTCGATTAACAACGGTGTGCAGCTTCAAAATACCGAGGATTATAATGTGTACGGGACCTACAAATTCCCTCTTGCTAAAGATATCGCTCAAAAGTTTAGAATTATCGATTATGGAACTAATAACATATTTGTTGATACTGTTGAATACAAATCGTTGCTAGTAGGCATTGACCCTGACGAAGAAAACAAGCTAGTTGGACTAGATCAGGCACTGGAACCCCTGGAGGAAGAAAATAGCCGATATTTCAGAGCAAGTGATACGAGTAAATCAAAGCTTAACGCTCAGTTTCAATCCAGAGAAATTGAATTACCCATACTTGTAAGCCGTAATGTCCTACCCGAGAACGCTACATACACTTTTGAGACAACTCGGTTGGATCTTCCCTTTTCCGCACCAGAGAAAGCTAGTGCAGCTATAGCCAAATTGAACACCGGCGAGGTCAAATCTTTTTTTCAAAAAAGCCCAGTGGCGTCCAAGCAATCACACACATACAGTTCGGAGCAAGTATATCAAGCACTCGTTGCCAACCTTTTTAATCAAAATATGCAAATTCAGGGAATTAGAAGTTTCCAACTCTCTACTCCTTTGAAATTTAAGCCAGTCATTAGCCCTTATACAGATAGATGGCCTATTGCTTACCAACTACAAAGCTATGATTCGCCACGAGCCACAGCGGTTACGGATAGTTCTATATCTAACTATGCAGCTTTCACCGATCAATTCCCTGAGTATTATCGGCCTTTGAAGAAACTGCAGGAAACACAGAACCCAAACAAAGTAGCTCAATTTCAACTGCTCCCGAAATACATTGGCATGTATGATCCCGCCAAGCTACAAATCACCAAAGATTTAGGCAATCTGTTCCCAATGGATACCTATAGTACTCCTACAGCAAAATCTGTACTGAATAAAAAGGGCCTGCCGGTAAATCCTCAGGTGGGGCTCTCGTCGATACATAATCCTCTAGGATTTATGACAAGTCCGCCTACAATGCTGACTACACTGGATGCAGCCGGATTAATTATGGGGGATAAGCCCATCTCAGTTATTCGTGTCAAAGTAACCGGAGTGGTTGAAATTACGGAAACGAACCAGGCGAAGCTGGAGCAGGTTGCAGCAGCAATCCGGGAAACTACCGGATTACTTGCCGATGTTACCTTTGCCTCTTCACCACAATCGGTGCTGATTCAAGTTCCGCCAAGCGGTACACAGACTGACCTCGGCTGGATTGAGCAACAATGGATTAAGCTTGGAACGGCGTTTACCTTGGTAAGTGAAGTAAAGGTCGGTTTTTCCGGTATGCTGGTTCTGATCATGTTCGTAGCAGTAATCTATGTGGCAGTTACGAATCTGGTCTCTTTCCTGGTTCGTAAACAGCAATTTGCTGTCTTGCTCTCCATTGGCTGGCGTTATTCGCAGATTAACCGCCTAATACTTACTGAAGCTGTATTTATTGGGCTGGTTGTTATGCTTGTGACCTGGTCTATAGAATCTTACTTTATTTTTATAGAGGGGCGTCAAATTGCCTTATCGGAATTCCTTGCAGTGGGAGGGCTTGGCTTCTTAATCTATATATTAGGTACCGTAGCACCTATGATTTTGGTGCGAAGAATCTCACCTATGGAATCGCTGCGGTTGGGAGAAACATCGGCTAACGTTCGGCGCGTAACTCTAGTCCGGCATTTGTTTCAGCTCGCTTTGGCGCATTTCACCGGGAAACTAAAGCGCAATGCCTTATCAATTCTGTCCATGACCATACCCGCAACGCTCATGATGTTTCTTGTATTTGTCACGCTACGCCTGAAGGGCACTTTCTATACTTCCTGGCTGGGACAATATGCTGCAGCGGAGATTGGTCCCATGCATTATGTGGCGGTGGTCATCTGCCTGACCATCTCCGTCCTGACCATTGCTGAGATCATGTGGCAAAATGTCACGGAACGCAGTGCTGAAATCTCTCTGCTGAAGGCGATCGGCTGGCGGAAGAATATAATTCGCCGTTTAATACTCTGGGAGGGTATTATTGCGGGAGTCCTTGCAGGCGTGCTGTCTCTGATTCTAGGTATACTGTTCATCACAGGAATTTATGGTCAATTCCCGGGCAAGGAGTTGTGGGTTACCCTACCGGTTGTTCTTGTACCGCTGATTGCAGGTCTTGCCGGCTCCATTATTCCGGCTGAGCTGGCCGCGGGTGCCGGACTTCGAAAAGGCCTGTCCGGCAAGATATCCGCCTCGAAGCTGTCCACGCAGCTGCTTAAAGCCGCTTTGGCCATAACCCTACTCCTAATGCTGACTCTCTCAGCAGCTTCTGTCCAGCGGATATTGCACCCGGTAGACGTTCCCGGTGCGGGTGCTGTCGTAACGGAAACGGAAGATATCAGGATTTCCGAACCTGTTACTGCGCCTGCAAATACAGGCGATTTATCTCAATTTACTCCGCATCCAATAGTGAATGGCAGCAAAGCCGTCTATGATCTTGACCTACAGATGGATGAACAAAGCCAATTTACTGTTAAAGCTATAATCGATGTTACCAATACGTCAGCAGATCACTGGGATCAACTAATGTTCTATATGATCCCCAATGTCTTCACGTTGCCGGATGAACATTATATCTACCGAAAGGATGCCCAGTTTATCCTTAATAATGTACTAATTAACGGGAACAAGACCTCTTACACACTGGATCAGGATTCATTAGCGGTCCCGCTAAAAGACTACCTTGCTCCATCTGCGCACACGAAGGTAGAGGTGAATTATACGTTCACTCTGCCAGAGAAGGGGATCCGCTTCGCTAGAACTGGCCAGAGCTATGATCTGGCCCAGTGGTATCCCATGCTGGCCACCTATGAGAACGGCTGGAACAAACAGCCTTATATCCTGGCTATAGAGTCCTATCATACGGATTTCAGTGACTTCACCCTACATTATAAGCTACCCGGCAAATATCGTGTGATCAGCACGTCTGATCTCGATCCAGTAGAAAGTGTATCAGGTGGTGTATTAAAGGCCGAGCATGTGAAAGAATTCATGGTCAGCTTTACCAAAGACCTGAACCCGGTCAGGCAAATCGTAGATAATACCGAAATCAAGGTCTGGGCGGGGACAGAAGACAAGCCGCACATGGAGAATGCGCTTAAGACTGCCGCAGGAGCGCTCCACTTTTTCAATCAAAACATCGGAACTTATCCACACAAGCAGCTTGATGTTATTTTAGGCGATCGTTTATCGATGGAGTATCCGGGAATCGTTACGATCTATTCAAAAGAAGATATCAAACATGTGATTGTGCATGAGATTGCCCATCAGTGGTTCTATGGCGTTGTCAGCAGTGATCCGTTTCATGACGGCTGGCTGGATGAAGGGATGACTGAACTTGCAACCTCACTGTATATGCAAGATTATTCTTACTCAGAAAGTTTGTATAAACCATACAAGCAATATTCCAACCTTCCGCTCTCTGATTACCAGAATGGGGAAATCGGCACCTCACTCTATGCTCAGCCACCCCTAAAATTTAGGGAGCTCCTTGAACACCGAAAGGATGACGGAACCGATTTTCTGCAGGCTTACTATAAGACCTATCAGTATAAGCAGGTAGATACGAAGGAGTTCGTAGATTTCGTAAAGGCTTATTTCGGGATGGAAGATCAATCTTTTTTTGACGGATGGATAAAATAA